In one Vidua chalybeata isolate OUT-0048 chromosome 4, bVidCha1 merged haplotype, whole genome shotgun sequence genomic region, the following are encoded:
- the LOC128786892 gene encoding alcohol dehydrogenase 1 — protein sequence MSTAGKVIKCKAAVLWEANKPFSIEEVEVAPPKEHEVRIKVMATGICRSDDHVITGALVMPFPIILGHEAAGIVESVGQGVTSVKPGDKVIPLFVPQCGECKSCLNTKGNLCSKTDLGKSAGLMPDGTTRFTCKGKAIYHFLGTSTFTEYTVVHESAVAKIDSAAPLEKVCLIGCGFSTGYGAALQTAKVEPGSTCAVFGLGGVGLSVVMGCKVAGASRIIAVDINSDKFAKAKELGATDCVNPKDFNKPIHQVLMEMTGGGVDYSFEVIGRMDTMTSALACCQYNYGVSVIVGVPPAAQKISFDPMLLFTGRSWKGSVFGGWKSKDAVPKLVADYMKKKFVLDPLITHTLPLTKINEGFDLLRTGKSIRSVLTF from the exons ATGAGCACGGCAGGCAAA GTTATTAAATGcaaggcagcagtgctgtgggaagCCAATAAACCATTCAGTATTGAGGAAGTGGAAGTTGCCCCACCAAAAGAACATGAAGTTCGTATAAAg GTCATGGCCACTGGGATCTGCCGCTCTGATGACCATGTGATAACTGGTGCATTGGTTATGCCTTTTCCAATAATTCTTGGGCATGAAGCAGCTGGTATTGTGGAGAGTGTTGGGCAGGGAGTGACTTCAGTCAAGCCAG GAGATAAGGTTATTCCACTCTTTGTTCCACAGTGTGGGGAGTGCAAGAGCTGCTTAAACACCAAGGGTAACCTGTGCAGTAAAACTGA TCTTGGTAAAAGTGCTGGATTAATGCCTGATGGCACCACCAGATTCACCTgtaaaggaaaagcaatttaCCATTTTCTTGGTACAAGTACCTTCACTGAATACACAGTAGTGCATGAATCTGCTGTAGCCAAAATCgattctgctgctcctctggaaaAAGTTTGTCTAATTGGCTGTGGATTTTCAACTGGTtatggggctgctctgcagactGCCAAG GTGGAACCAGGCTCCACCTGTGCTGTCTTTGGCCTTGGAGGAGTTGGCCTCTCTGTTGTCATGGGCTGCAAGGTGGCTGGAGCTTCCCGCATCATTGCTGTGGACATCAATAGCGACAAGTTTGCCAAGGccaaggagctgggagccacCGACTGCGTCAACCCTAAAGATTTCAACAAGCCCATCCACCAAGTGTTGATGGAAATGACCGGTGGGGGTGTGGACTACTCCTTCGAGGTCATCGGCCGTATGGATACCATG ACTTCAGCCTTGGCCTGTTGTCAGTATAACTACGGAGTCAGTGTGATTGTGGGAGTGCCCCCTGCAGCACAAAAGATCTCCTTTGATCCCATGCTCCTCTTCACTGGTCGCAGCTGGAAAGGCTCGGTCTTTGGAG GCTGGAAGAGTAAAGATGCAGTTCCCAAACTGGTTGCTGACTATATGAAGAAAAAGTTTGTTCTGGATCCATTAATAACCCACACACTACCTTTGACAAAGATCAATGAAGGATTTGATCTTCTAAGGACAGGAAAGAG CATCCGCAGTGTCCTGACATTTTAG
- the LOC128786893 gene encoding alcohol dehydrogenase 1, translated as MATAGKVIRCRAAVAWAPGKPLSVEEVEVAPPKAGEVRIKIVATGICHTDDHILKGSLPNVEFPVIPGHEGAGIVESIGQGVTSVKPGDKVIPLCLPQCGECSFCQNPESNCCQKSHFSEPQNLLPDKTSRFSCKGKQIHHFLWVSTFAEYTVVPEYAVAKIDAAAPLDKVCLFGCGFSTGYGAAINTAKVKPGSTCAVFGLGGVGLSVVMGCKAAGASRIIAVDINSDKFAKAKELGATDCVNPRDFKKPIQEVLTEMTRQGVDYSFEAIGHVDTMIAALASCNMNTGVCVMVGVLDSEISIDPVLLLTGRTWKGTMLGGWKTRECIPKLVSSYLERKFNSDLLITHTLPFAKVNEGFELLHAGKSIRTVLLF; from the exons ATGGCCACTGCGGGAAAA GTTATCAGGTGCAGGGCTGCTGTTGCCTGGGCCCCGGGCAAACCACTCTCTGTTGAGGAGGTGGAAGTTGCACCCCCAAAGGCAGGGGAAGTCCGGATCAag ATTGTGGCCACAGGCATCTGTCACACTGATGATCATATTTTGAAAGGTTCCTTGCCTAATGTGGAATTCCCAGTTATCCCTGGCCAtgaaggagctgggattgtGGAAAGCATTGGACAAGGAGTGACCTCTGTGAAACCAG GAGACAAAGTGATCCCACTTTGCCTCCCTCAGTGTGGGGAATGCAGCTTCTGCCAGAATCCTGAATCCAACTGCTGCCAGAAGTCCCA TTTCTCTGAACCACAAAACCTGCTGCCGGACAAGACCAGCCGCTTCTCTTGCAAAGGGAAGCAGATCCACCACTTCCTGTGGGTCAGCACCTTTGCAGAATACACCGTGGTCCCAGAATACGCCGTTGCCAAGATAGATGCTGCGGCACCTCTGGACAAAGTCTGCTTGTTTGGCTGTGGGTTTTCCACAGGCTATGGGGCTGCCATCAACACAGCCAAG GTAAAACCAGGCTCCACCTGTGCTGTCTTTGGCCTTGGAGGAGTTGGCCTCTCTGTTGTCATGGGCTGCAAGGCAGCTGGAGCTTCCCGCATCATTGCTGTGGACATCAATAGCGACAAGTTTGCCAAGGccaaggagctgggagccacCGACTGCGTCAACCCTCGAGACTTCAAGAAGCCCATCCAGGAGGTGCTCACTGAGATGACCAGGCAGGGCGTGGACTACTCCTTTGAGGCCATCGGGCATGTGGACACCATG ATTGCTGCCTTGGCTTCCTGCAATATGAACACTGGTGTCTGTGTGATGGTTGGGGTACTTGATTCAGAGATTTCCATTGATCCTGTGCTTCTGCTGACTGGGCGTACATGGAAGGGGACTATGCTTGGAG GCTGGAAGACGAGGGAATGTATCCCCAAATTAGTTTCCAGCTACTTGGAGAGGAAATTCAATTCAGACTTGCTGATCACGCACACGCTGCCATTCGCTAAAGTGAACGAGGGATTTGAGTTGTTACATGCAGGAAAAAG TATCCGCACTGTACTGCTCTTCTGA
- the LOC128787302 gene encoding alcohol dehydrogenase class-3 isoform X1 — protein sequence MASGVIKCKAAVAWEAGKPLSIEEVEVAPPKAHEVRIKIVATAVCHTDAYTLSGADPEGCFPVILGHEGAGIVESVGEGVTKVKKGDTVIPLYIPQCGECKFCKNPKTNLCQKIRITQGKGVMPDGTSRFTCKGKQIYHFMGTSTFSEYTVVADISVAKIDAAAPLDKVCLLGCGISTGYGAAVNTAKVEPGSTCAVFGLGGVGLAVIMGCKIAGASRIIGIDINKDKYAKAKEFGATECISPQDSKKPIQEVLVEMTDGGVDYSFECIGNVGVMRAALEACHKGWGISVIVGVAAAGQEISTRPFQLVTGRTWKGTAFGGWKSVDNVPKLVTEYMSKKIKVDEFVTHVLPFDKINEAFELMHSGKSIRTVLKF from the exons ATGGCGAGCGGG GTTATTAAATGCAAGGCTGCTGTTGCCTGGGAGGCAGGTAAACCTCTCTCTATTGAGGAGGTGGAGGTTGCTCCACCAAAAGCTCATGAAGTTCGTATCAAG aTAGTTGCCACTGCTGTCTGTCACACTGATGCCTATACTCTGAGTGGTGCTGATCCTGAAGGATGTTTCCCTGTGATCCTGGGACATGAAGGAGCAGGAATTGTAGAGAGTGTTGGGGAAGGAGTAACAAAAGTAAAGAAGG ggGACACTGTTATCCCTCTATACATCCCTCAGTGTGGAGAGTGCAAGTTCTGTAAGAATCCTAAAACAAACCTGTGCCAGAAGATAAG AATTACTCAAGGGAAAGGAGTCATGCCTGATGGTACCAGCAGATTCACCTGCAAGGGAAAGCAGATTTACCACTTCATGGGGACCAGCACCTTCTCTGAGTACACCGTGGTGGCTGATATCTCTGTAGCCAAGATAGatgctgcagcacctctggaTAAAGTgtgcctgctgggctgtggcatCTCCACAGGCTATGGGGCTGCTGTAAACACTGCTAAG GTGGAGCCTGGCTCTACATGTGCCGTGTTTGGTTTGGGAGGAGTTGGGCTGGCGGTTATTATGGGCTGCAAAATAGCAGGAGCATCCCGGATCATTGGCATCGACATTAACAAGGATAAGTATGCCAAAGCCAAAGAGTTTGGAGCTACTGAGTGCATCAGCCCCCAGGACTCCAAGAAGCCCATCCAGGAGGTTCTGGTTGAGATGACCGATGGGGGTGTGGACTACTCATTTGAGTGCATCGGAAATGTTGGAGTCATG AGAGCTGCCTTGGAAGCCTGCCACAAAGGCTGGGGAATCAGTGTGATAGTCggagtggctgctgctggccaggagaTCTCCACACGGCCATTCCAGCTAGTAACTGGGCGGACATGGAAAGGGACCGCATTTGGAG gcTGGAAGAGTGTAGACAATGTACCGAAACTGGTGACTGAATACATGTCCAAAAAGATCAAAGTTGATGAATTTGTGACTCACGTGCTGCCTTTTGACAAAATTAATGAGGCTTTTGAGCTGATGCATTCAGGAAAAAG cattcGAACTGTCCTAAAATTTTAG
- the LOC128787302 gene encoding alcohol dehydrogenase class-3 isoform X2, whose amino-acid sequence MVIKCKAAVAWEAGKPLSIEEVEVAPPKAHEVRIKIVATAVCHTDAYTLSGADPEGCFPVILGHEGAGIVESVGEGVTKVKKGDTVIPLYIPQCGECKFCKNPKTNLCQKIRITQGKGVMPDGTSRFTCKGKQIYHFMGTSTFSEYTVVADISVAKIDAAAPLDKVCLLGCGISTGYGAAVNTAKVEPGSTCAVFGLGGVGLAVIMGCKIAGASRIIGIDINKDKYAKAKEFGATECISPQDSKKPIQEVLVEMTDGGVDYSFECIGNVGVMRAALEACHKGWGISVIVGVAAAGQEISTRPFQLVTGRTWKGTAFGGWKSVDNVPKLVTEYMSKKIKVDEFVTHVLPFDKINEAFELMHSGKSIRTVLKF is encoded by the exons ATG GTTATTAAATGCAAGGCTGCTGTTGCCTGGGAGGCAGGTAAACCTCTCTCTATTGAGGAGGTGGAGGTTGCTCCACCAAAAGCTCATGAAGTTCGTATCAAG aTAGTTGCCACTGCTGTCTGTCACACTGATGCCTATACTCTGAGTGGTGCTGATCCTGAAGGATGTTTCCCTGTGATCCTGGGACATGAAGGAGCAGGAATTGTAGAGAGTGTTGGGGAAGGAGTAACAAAAGTAAAGAAGG ggGACACTGTTATCCCTCTATACATCCCTCAGTGTGGAGAGTGCAAGTTCTGTAAGAATCCTAAAACAAACCTGTGCCAGAAGATAAG AATTACTCAAGGGAAAGGAGTCATGCCTGATGGTACCAGCAGATTCACCTGCAAGGGAAAGCAGATTTACCACTTCATGGGGACCAGCACCTTCTCTGAGTACACCGTGGTGGCTGATATCTCTGTAGCCAAGATAGatgctgcagcacctctggaTAAAGTgtgcctgctgggctgtggcatCTCCACAGGCTATGGGGCTGCTGTAAACACTGCTAAG GTGGAGCCTGGCTCTACATGTGCCGTGTTTGGTTTGGGAGGAGTTGGGCTGGCGGTTATTATGGGCTGCAAAATAGCAGGAGCATCCCGGATCATTGGCATCGACATTAACAAGGATAAGTATGCCAAAGCCAAAGAGTTTGGAGCTACTGAGTGCATCAGCCCCCAGGACTCCAAGAAGCCCATCCAGGAGGTTCTGGTTGAGATGACCGATGGGGGTGTGGACTACTCATTTGAGTGCATCGGAAATGTTGGAGTCATG AGAGCTGCCTTGGAAGCCTGCCACAAAGGCTGGGGAATCAGTGTGATAGTCggagtggctgctgctggccaggagaTCTCCACACGGCCATTCCAGCTAGTAACTGGGCGGACATGGAAAGGGACCGCATTTGGAG gcTGGAAGAGTGTAGACAATGTACCGAAACTGGTGACTGAATACATGTCCAAAAAGATCAAAGTTGATGAATTTGTGACTCACGTGCTGCCTTTTGACAAAATTAATGAGGCTTTTGAGCTGATGCATTCAGGAAAAAG cattcGAACTGTCCTAAAATTTTAG